A region of Colletotrichum higginsianum IMI 349063 chromosome 10, whole genome shotgun sequence DNA encodes the following proteins:
- a CDS encoding Ecp1(P1): MFSKTFLVTLVAVSSVLAAPLESRQINPSVTLCSNKDYNDCDTVHFHYGICEPAGRLNDKVSSLNANGHKCVFYNDTGCRNGGGQIDTSGAVSNIRTHPNFSTMNDDVSSFLCTL; the protein is encoded by the exons ATGTTCTCCAAGACCTTCCTCGTCACTCTCGTTGCCGTCTCATCGGTCCTCGCGGCTCCCTTGGAGTCTAGGCAGATCAACCCTAGCGTTACGCTCTGCAGCAACAAGGACTACAACGATTGTGACACTGTCCACTTCCACTATGGCATCTGCG AGCCTGCTGGGAGACTCAATGACAAGGTCAGCTCGCTGAACGCCAACGGCCACAAGTGCGTTTTCTACAA CGATACCGGATgccgcaacggcggcggccaaaTTGACACCTCTGGGGCGGTCTCCAACATTCGAACCCACCCCAACTTCTCCACCATGAACGAtgacgtctcctccttcttgtgcACCCTCTGA
- a CDS encoding Integral membrane protein codes for MSTSPRNWRDSAYLVISSIQLSAILLVDLVPFYPSSLYADPSAPLHFLQVIRDFYISTYNDPYFVTPHDGLPSWFKLFTYLEIVYQLPMAVWMVYRFSGRTGTTPGFELAVLVFAVECALTTLTCIYDTLHWDPAVYSQAQKNVFIFNLYGPWVVMPALMGLDMWMRILGRLQAGGKTKSQ; via the exons ATGTCGACCTCACCCAGAAATTGGCGCGACAGCGCATACCTCGTCATTTCAAGCATCCAGCTCTCAGCAATACTTC TGGTCGACCTGGTACCTTTCTACCCGTCCAGCCTCTACGCTGACCCGTCGGCGCCACTGCACTTCCTGCAGGTGATTCGCGACTTCTACATCTCGACCTACAACGACCCCTACTTCGTCACGCCCCACGACGGGCTCCCCTCGTGGTTCAAGCTCTTCACCTACCTTGAGATCGTCTACCAGCTGCCCATGGCCGTCTGGATGGTCTACCGGTTCTCCGGCCGCACCGGCACGACGCCCGGCttcgagctcgccgtcctcgtcttcgccgtcgagtGCGCCCTGACGACGCTGACCTGCATCTACGACACGCTCCACTGGGACCCGGCCGTGTACAGCCAGGCGCAGAAGAACGTCTTCATTTTCAACCTGTACGGCCCGTGGGTCGTGATGC CGGCACTCATGGGGTTAGACATGTGGATGCGCATCCTCGGCAGACTCCAAGCCGGAGGCAAGACGAAGTCCCAATAG
- a CDS encoding Ov-16 antigen, which produces MKYIISIVALLASMVSSHAEPPRSMSTREFRKAFLEGGIVPDVLGSFDPIVSFYAAYRAHDGDKALIMPDSRLKMKEAKFPFEFSVENMASAQNITRNSRFIVYMIGPDYPTRENPTDRSVRHYLAGNFTVEQTKSEVLSSAIILKNSTPAFSDYISPEPKAGSGVHRYVYLLYVQPEKFNKMGFDGVGVEKMNRKNFNVSQFRQQAGLGRPIGGTFFMVNMAPSGSGSGSGSSGGGGNNNNNNNNSTGNNGNGRSTASIATAGSIFMFITLLATMLVWM; this is translated from the exons ATGAAgtacatcatcagcatcgtGGCGTTGCTTGCCTCCATGGTATCTTCCCATGCAGAGCCACCGAGAAGCATGTCAACAAGGGAGTTCCGCAAGGCCTTTTTGGAAGGCGGGATTGTTCCAGATGTTCTAGGGTCATTTGATCCCATTGTGTCTTTCTATGCCGCGTATCGGGCACACGATGGCGACAAAGCTCTCATCATGCCCGACTCCAGGCTTAAGATgaaggaggccaagttccCGTTCGAGTTCAGCGTCGAAAACATGGCCAGCGCACAAAACATCACACGGAATTCCAGGTTCATTGTTTACATG ATCGGACCTGACTATCCGACACGCGAGAATCCGACCGATCGTAGTGTGAGGCACTACCTCGCCGGCAACTTTACCGTGGAGCAGACGAAATCGGAGGTCCTCTCTTCAGCAATCATCTTGAAGAACTCTACGCCCGCATTCAGCGACTACATATCGCCAGAGCCCAAGGCAGGAAGCGGGGTGCACAGATACGTTTATCTGCTCTACGTCCAGCCTGAGAAGTTCAACAAAATGGGTTTCGACGGGGTGGGTGTCGAGAAAATGAACCGCAAGAACTTCAAC GTTTCCCAATTCCGTCAACAGGCTGGTCTCGGGCGGCCGATTGGCGGCACCTTCTTCATGGTGAATATGGCTCcgagcggcagcggcagcggcagcggcagcagtggcggcggcgggaacaacaacaacaacaataacaataGTACAGGAAACAATGGGAACGGTCGAAGCACTGCTTCAATCGCCACTGCTGGTTCCATCTTCATGTTCATCACTCTGCTTGCAACCATGTTGGTGTGGATGTGA
- a CDS encoding NmrA family protein, whose amino-acid sequence MSESKVLVLGGTGPAGICLLRELVHREHETIVFARNPSKIPRDLLDNSRVEVLEGQMSDTATLSSALARTSVVVSLLGPDIRDRTIDPSLYADIYRSHLFPLMRQHRVKRILAMGTLTICRPEDHWTLMQTMVTTLMPLFNSAVYRNMLNIARLFDEEGQNFDWTIFRIAQIPGASDEASWRQDREGGIFTGWIGEKGWMSSIRRAGLARWLVNAVEGKAEAWVGKMPAVSSLAH is encoded by the exons ATGTCCGAGAGCAAGGTTTTGGTCCTCGGTGGGACGGGCCCGGCGGGGATCTGTCTGCTGAGAGAACTTGTCCATCGCGAACACGAGACGATTGTGTTCGCACGGAACCCGTCCAAAATACCCAGAGATTTGCTTGACAACTCTCGCGTCGAG GTTCTCGAAGGACAAATGTCCGATACTGCCACCCTGTCTTCGGCATTGGCTCGGACCTCGGTCGTTGTGTCTTTGCTGGGTCCGGATATCAGAGACCGGACCATTGACCCGTCGCTTTACGCGGACATCTACCGATCTCACCTGTTTCCGTTGATGAGGCAACATCGTGTAAAGCGTATCCTCGCAATGGGCACGTTGACCATTTGCAGACCGGAAGATCACTGGACGCTCATGCAGACAATGGTCACCACGCTCATGCCATTGTTCAACAGCGCCGTGTACCGGAACATGCTCAACATTGCAAGGCTATTCGACGAAGAGGGTCAAAACTTCGATTGGACCATCTTTCGTATTGCACAAATCCCGGGAGCGTCTGACGAGGCTAGCTGGCGGCAAGATCGCGAGGGGGGCATTTTTACGGGTTGGATTGGTGAGAAGGGGTGGATGTCGTCTATTAGGAGAGCAGGGCTTGCTAGGTGGCTTGTCAATGCGGTTGAGGGCAAAGCGGAGGCGTGGGTTGGCAAAATGCCCGCCGTCAGTTCTTTGGCCCATTGA
- a CDS encoding C6 transcription factor, protein MPRETASCWTCRLRHKKCDESMPVCNVCAALEITCYPNQPTPDWIDGGTRQQAMADQLKTEVTRSAKLRRARRIVQRIVGSTQDIPSDMFPPSLSVAVSREIPSRPITATISNETENPARNKTTSRRRSGTEPLPGTPTDRWSLVPKQPETESASPSATTLPTEVEQAFIMSYLDYMFPALFPFYNPSTLEGGRSWVLVLTLANKSLSHAATSLSSHFFAVVPVQRRKERPACVSLVEQELYSQTSTAMRKAQQDVKEVTRRGVHGDLITSVRLVDSVVHLLFLEVSLGNSENWIIHLDAGVNLLEDILDKQAIELGSSKWTSVCKEVGRLAYPSLESPPLWPVWTVDQAAFRFSVAALVMQDLMASMSLSRTPRLRVYYDGILADETVPEESPDRDCRLRLQSFIGCQNWAVVLIADVVVLDAWKRDMHDRGMLSNLELFKRGAELETRFRDGLARVSASGPKTRDHRPPWLADPDRAEEEAKACVVVTQIWAQAGLVYLHVVLSGWQPANLEISESIDQIIGLMNKLAKAKWVHTLAWPLCVTGCLAKREQETTVQRMFDLMGDFAMFGSTRLAREVVETVWEHRKHITTENWDFAACLKILGRRVLLG, encoded by the coding sequence ATGCCGCGGGAAACGGCGAGCTGTTGGACGTGCCGACTACGCCACAAGAAGTGCGACGAGTCCATGCCGGTGTGCAACGTCTGCGCCGCGCTCGAAATTACCTGCTACCCCAACCAACCCACGCCCGACTGGATAGATGGCGGGACAAGACAGCAGGCGATGGCGGACCAGTTGAAGACGGAGGTCACGAGGAGCGCCAAGCTTcggagggcgaggagaaTTGTTCAGCGAATCGTCGGGAGCACGCAGGATATCCCCAGCGATATGTTTCCGCCTAGTCTGTCCGTGGCCGTATCCCGGGAAATTCCTTCGCGGCCCATAACAGCAACCATCAGCAACGAAACCGAGAACCCGGCTCGAAACAAAACGACTTCTAGACGGAGATCCGGCACTGAACCGTTGCCCGGCACACCGACCGATAGGTGGTCGCTTGTACCGAAGCAACCGGAAACGGAGAGTGCTTCTCCGTCAGCAACAACACTGCCCACCGAGGTGGAGCAAGCTTTCATCATGTCTTATCTCGACTATATGTTCCCGGCGCTATTTCCGTTCTACAATCCGTCCACGCTCGAGGGTGGCCGTAGTTGGGTGCTCGTCCTCACGCTAGCAAACAAATCCCTTTCCCACGCCGCCACGAGCCTCTCATCCCATttcttcgccgtcgtccccgtGCAACGCCGCAAGGAGAGACCCGCATGTGTGTCTCTGGTAGAGCAGGAGCTTTACAGCCAGACGTCGACGGCTATGCGGAAGGCCCAGCAGGACGTCAAAGAGGTCACGAGACGTGGGGTCCACGGCGACTTGATCACGAGCGTGCGCTTGGTTGACAGCGTTGTCCATTTGTTGTTCCTGGAGGTCTCCTTGGGCAACAGCGAGAATTGGATAATTCATCTAGATGCTGGCGTCAACTTGCTTGAAGACATCCTCGACAAACAAGCCATCGAGCTCGGGTCTTCAAAGTGGACATCGGTCTGCAAAGAAGTCGGGCGGCTTGCCTACCCCAGCTTGGAAAGCCCTCCGCTGTGGCCTGTGTGGACCGTCGACCAGGCCGCATTCCGATTCTCCGTAGCTGCCCTTGTTATGCAGGATCTGATGGCCAGCATGTCACTCAGCCGGACACCGCGTCTACGCGTTTACTATGACGGCATCCTCGCTGATGAAACTGTGCCAGAGGAGAGCCCTGACCGAGATTGCCGGCTCCGCCTGCAGTCTTTCATCGGCTGTCAAAACTGGGCCGTAGTGTTGATCGCCGATGTTGTCGTGCTTGATGCGTGGAAGAGGGACATGCATGACAGAGGAATGCTATCTAACCTCGAGCTGTTCAAGCGCGGCGCAGAGCTTGAAACCAGATTCCGTGATGGGCTTGCTCGGGTTTCCGCATCCGGGCCAAAGACGCGCGATCACAGGCCGCCCTGGCTCGCCGACCCAGACCGCGCTGAAGAAGAGGCCAAGGCATGCGTGGTGGTGACGCAGATCTGGGCACAGGCTGGCTTAGTATACCTCCACGTTGTTCTCTCAGGCTGGCAACCAGCAAATCTAGAGATCTCCGAGTCGATTGACCAAATCATCGGCCTGATGAACAAGCTTGCCAAAGCAAAATGGGTTCACACACTTGCTTGGCCACTCTGCGTAACCGGATGTCTGGCAAAGAGGGAACAGGAGACGACGGTCCAGAGAATGTTCGATCTCATGGGCGACTTCGCAATGTTTGGCTCGACGCGTCTGGCACGGGAAGTCGTAGAGACCGTATGGGAGCACAGGAAACACATAACAACCGAGAACTGGGATTTTGCCGCATGTCTGAAAATCTTGGGTCGTCGGGTGTTGCTCGGATAG
- a CDS encoding Subtilisin Carlsberg, translated as MRVSSTIISALLGANIAAANPLHPRVFPKNEPAIVAKASLDESANQDQKSNNELLPGVYIVEFADDNDTPTSFYEGLKADGLEVESRMDLSNSLFKGVSFQVKNQAATQHDAALFRRQMEASPRIRNIWPVRTIQRSAPEDNGGPIKNNVKHARHARRQDNNTTGNSTKDTFSPHVMTQVDKLREQGITGKGVRIAIIDSGVDYTHPALGGCFGPGCIVEAGWDFTGDDFLPGVRPLQPDADPMDDCAGHGTHVAGTIVAQLEGNEYGFTGAAPGVKLAAYRAWGCASVGTNEILLAAFIRAFDEGADIISCSDGDVAGWAWDAWGVLAARIVDAGVPVVISEGNDGGIGMFFASSPATGRGVAGSGAVTNSKFPTILNEGTFTVASNSTGGSESTFAYLAGVPELVGDLSLQLWTPGENNACSDLPDSTPDLSNKIILLEFPNSRATGCYPIDQGDRLVTKGGRYILYNTNNNTLRGRSTMRDQQYVYSQGIQGVASIPPYQAQQWLSLLEQGRNVIVSIPNANNTKTRLEELENNSGGSYMGTFSSWGPTWELEASPQFVAPGANILSTFPVALGGYRVMTGTSMSCPLNAAIYALLAEAHGTKDPKRLRSIVASTSKPLDWYDGTVVHPDILAPVPQQGAGIIHAFDAARSTAVLSVDSISFNDTDHFVGNKTVSIHNTGSADLVFEVSHRKAVSMYTFMANQDRLRAASFPNPIIKEWAELQFSSDKITVPAGGSAELTVTCIPPSNVNATLLPVYSGFITFTSTTEAPSLSLPYLGVAGSMYDTRVLTSSQAFLANYNSEAPANHTYTIPRPDPANPPRTDRGDTGSTPNVFISPTVGTAAIQVDVFRVSGGREENLGSLAGWPLSFVSRSEQRAYFNGLLADGTVLEPAVYSMEVRALRIFGDREKKEDWDVIKTVPFILKYSAAGNGTTSR; from the exons ATGAGGGTCTCAAGCACGATCATTTCGGCCCTGCTGGGCGCGAATATCGCCGCGGCGAACCCGCTTCACCCCCGCGTCTTCCCAAAGAACGAGCCCGCCATCGTCGCAAAAGCAAGCCTCGACGAGAGCGCGAACCAGGACCAGAAGAGCAATAATGAGCTATTGCCCGGCGTCTACATCGTCGAGTTCGCCGACGACAATGACACCCCCACGAGCTTCTACGAAGGACTCAAGgccgatggcctcgaggtcgagtcTCGTATGGACTTGAGCAACAGCCTCTTCAAAGGGGTTTCGTTCCAGGTCAAAAACCAGGCTGCTACACAGCACGATGCTGCGCTCTTCCGGCGCCAGATGGAGGCATCGCCGCGCATCCGGAACATCTGGCCCGTCCGCACGATCCAGCGCAGCGCGCCCGAGGACAATGGCGGTCCGATCAAGAACAACGTCAAACATGCCCGCCACGCCAGGCGCCAGGACAATAACACTACGGGAAACTCGACCAAGGACACCTTCTCCCCTCATGTCATGACCCAGGTCGACAAGCTGCGCGAGCAGGGCATCACCGGCAAAGGCGTccgcatcgccatcatcgacagcggcgtGGACTACACCCACCCGGCGCTCGGGGGTTGCTTCGGTCCCGGATGtatcgtcgaggccggctgGGACTTCACCGGCGACGATTTCCTGCCTGGAGTCAGGCCGCTGCAGCCGGACGCGGATCCAATGGATGATTGTGCCGGCCACGGGACAcacgtcgccggcaccatcGTCGCGCAGCTGGAGGGCAACGAGTATGGCTTCACTGGCGCCGCGCCGGGGGTCAAGTTGGCAGCGTACCGCGCTTGGGGATGTGCCTCTGTGGGGACCAACGAGATTCTGCTTGCCGCTTTCATTCGGGCTTTCGACGAGGGGGCTGATATAATTTCTTGCTCGGATGGAGA TGTTGCCGGCTGGGCCTGGGATGCGTGGGGGGTTCTCGCGGCCCGTATCGTCGATGCTGGCGTCCCCGTTGTGATTTCCGAGGGCAACGATGGCGGCATAGGAATGTTCTTTGCTTCATCCCCCGCCACGGGACGCGGTGTAGCAGGTAGCGGCGCCGTGACGAACTCCAAGTTCCCGACCATTCTCAATGAGGGCACGTTTACCGTGGCCTCCAACTCAACGGGTGGCTCCGAGTCCACCTTTGCCTACCTGGCGGGCGTTCCTGAGCTGGTCGGCGATCTCTCGCTCCAACTCTGGACACCTGGTGAAAACAACGCCTGCAGCGACCTGCCTGATAGTACCCCCGATCTAAGCAACAAAATCATTCTCTTGGAGTTCCCCAACTCTCGAGCAACTGGCTGCTACCCCATCGACCAGGGTGACCGCTTGGTTACCAAAGGCGGCCGCTACATTCTGTACAACACCAACAATAACAC CTTACGAGGACGAAGCACGATGCGCGACCAGCAATACGTCTACTCCCAGGGGATTCAAGGTGTTGCTTCGATACCCCCTTACCAGGCTCAACAGTGGCTCTCCCTTCTCGAGCAGGGACGCAACGTCATTGTCTCTATTcccaacgccaacaacaccaagacCCGCCTGGAAGAGCTCGAGAACAATTCTGGCGGCTCTTACATGGGAACCTTCTCCAGCTGGGGCCCAACATGGGAGTTGGAGGCCAGCCCTCAGTTTGTTGCACCCGGTGCCAACATCCTCTCTACCTTCCCCGTCGCCTTGGGCGGTTACCGCGTCATGACCGGAACAAGCATGT CATGCCCTCTCAACGCCGCTATCTACGCGCTCCTCGCGGAAGCCCACGGTACCAAAGACCCGAAGCGACTAAGGTCCATTGtcgcctcgacctcgaagcCACTAGACTGGTATGACGGAACCGTCGTGCACCCCGATATTCTGGCCCCCGTGCCCCAGCAGGGAGCCGGTATAATCCATGCCTTCGACGCAGCCCGTAGCACGGCAGTGTTGAGCGTCGACAGCATCTCGTTCAATGACACCGACCACTTCGTCGGCAACAAGACCGTCTCTATTCATAACACGGGTTCGGCAGATCTTGTCTTTGAAGTCAGCCACCGCAAAGCTGTCTCCATGTACACCTTCATGGCGAATCAGGACCGGTTGAGAGCTGCTTCGTTTCCCAACCCTATAATTAAGGAGTGGGCAGAGCTCCAATTCAGCTCTGA CAAGATCACCGTTCCCGCCGGCGGCTCCGCTGAGTTGACCGTCACCTGCATCCCCCCGTCCAACGTCAACGCAACCCTCCTTCCTGTCTACAGCGGCTTCATCACCTTTACTAGCACCACTGAGGCTCCTTCTCTGAGCTTGCCCTATCTCGGCGTCGCAGGAAGCATGTACGACACTCGGGTTCTCACTTCCTCGCAAGCCTTCCTCGCCAACTACAACAGCGAGGCTCCCGCGAATCACACATACACCATTCCACGTCCCGATCCAGCTAACCCTCCTCGTACTGACCGTGGAGACACCGGATCAACCCCGAATGTGTTCATCTCGCCCACCGTCGGCACTGCCGCTATTCAAGTTGACGTCTTCCGTGTCAGCGGCGGCAGGGAAGAGAACCTAGGAAGCTTAGCCGGCTGGCCTTTATCGTTCGTATCTCGCTCAGAGCAGAGGGCATACTTTAACGGTCTTCTGGCCGACGGCACTGTTCTGGAGCCTGCCGTCTACTCCATGGAGGTTAGAGCGCTAAGGATTTTTGGCGacagggagaagaaggaggactGGGACGTGATCAAGACGGTGCCGTTTATCTTGAAGTACTCGGCAGCGGGAAACGGCACCACGAGCAGATAG